The region TTATCTgtacacatttatatttaatatatatatcatataatatatcaaaacaatatatattactGGTGCAATAGTAATGTTTTGGTCCAACTTTACTGTCATTATTCATGTGCTTATTCGCTCACACTCTGCATGAAAGCCTAGTCAAGGACATTGTTAAGAGGATGCACTTTGTGACTTAATTGCATTTGTTTTGCAAAGTGGAAATATCAAAATATCTTTGGATATCCCCCCTCACTCCGAGCTTGTTCACGTCTTTCTTCAAAGATGACATCAACTGCTGAAATGAGCACCGCTTGGGCGATCCAGGTAGGAAACCATATGATTTCTTATTGATACCCCTTAGTAAATGCTTGTTAAGAGGGGTCACTTTTTAAATTTACATGAAGGGGTTAGGCTCTAGATGATTACTGATAGATTGCAAGCCTTGGGAATCTAACCCAgtacctttttttttgttcctaGAAGTAACTAGCCACTACACTAACCTGTCCCAGTGTCTCCACTCTTTGCCATCTGATTATCTCTTTGTCTGGATGATTTTAAACAGCAGTCTCTGTTATTCCTGTTTCCTCAGGATTCCTCTACTCTGGACTATACGTCCATGGTGACATCAACCATGGACTATGGCTCCATCACTCCAACAGACGACGACTATGATGATTACTCAGGGTTTTACTGTGACCGCTTCGCCGCCAGAGCCTTTAGAGCCCAGTATGAACCCCCCCTCTACTGGACCATCGCCGTGGTGGGTGGGCTTGGCAACCTGATGGTGGTGTGGACCTTCCTTCACCTCCGCCAGCGTCTGAAGACCATGACGGACGTGTACCTACTGAATCTGGCTGTGGCCGACCTGCTCTTCCTGGGCACGCTGCCCCTCTGGGCGACAGAGGCTGCCCAGGGTTGGAACTTCGGTCTGGGCCTCTGCAGGGTCAACTCGGCCCTGTACAAGATCAACCTGTTCAGCAGCACAATGCTGCTCACCTGCATCAGCGCAGACCGCTACGTGGTGATCGTGAAGACCACCAGCGCACAGAACTCCAAAAGCCAGCGGCTCTGCTACAGCAAGCTGGTTTGCGGTGCTGTGTGGCTGCTGGCTCTCCTCCTGGCCCTCCCAGAGTTTATCTTCTCCAACATCAAGGATTATGAGGAGACAAAGTACTGCAGGATGGTGTTCCCTGGAGGGAATGGGAACAGAACCAAGGTCCTGGTACTGGCTATTCAGATTATTATGGGTTTCTGCCTGCCCTTCCTCATCATGGTGTTCTGTTACTCCATGATCGTCTACACTCTTCTGAAGGCCCGCAACTTTGGCAAGCACAAGGCCATGCGCGTCATCcttgtggtggtggcggtgtttGTCCTCTCCAAGCTGCCGTACAACTGCAGCCTGATGCTGGAGGCCACACTGGCCAACAACGTGACCATGGCCAACTGCGACCAGATCAAGCGCCTTGACATCGCGGGGCAGTTGCTGAAGAGCCTGGcctatgtgcatgcgtgcatcaATCCCTTCCTCTACGCCTTTGTGGGGGTGCGGTTCCAGAAGGACATGGTGAGGGTTCTCCAGGCGTACCGGTGTTGGCCGTCCACGCGTCCACTCAGTAACCTCAGCAATAAAGCCCCTCTGTCGCGGGCCTCCATGCTATCGTACCCGGACAACACCCCCACTCTGTCGCTTTAAACCCTTTCAGGACAATCCCCTTCTCTCTTGACCCCCAGGCCGACAGAGTCCATTCAGCGACAGCGCTGGCTTCTCTGTTGCAGGTTAACACTGACActgttgtttgtgtgactgtggaCATGGTCAACTGGGGACAGACGAATAGAGGAAACTCTGGTTCCCGCTCTGTTTAGTTGTGACCTTGTCTTGGTTCTCAGAGTCTCTAGTGTTTTAGGTTCATTATGTATATATTGCTGGAGATCTAAAAACATGAAAGGGTTTATGTATTATTTAAAAGGGTCTTCTAGATTCCAAAATTTTAATGTACATATGAATGATGTGTCAAGACGTATCCCATAATATCTGAATGCTGCCACTTGTACAAAGCCAAACCTTTTTTGTTCAAAAATGTTTGATGATCTgagaataaaatatttttttaaaaggtgACACGATTCCATATTCTTCAATGGTACTACCGTGTTTAAAAACAAATCACAATTCATCCTTATTCCAAGGTGGAACTGACCTTGAGGCAGGTCTGGAGCTCTGCGGTCCAGACCTGGGTCTAGGGGGAGGCCTATGGTCCAGACCTGGGTCTAGGGGGAGGCCTATGGTCCAGACCGGGTCTAGGGGGGAGGCCTATGGTCCAGACCGGGGTCTAGGGGGGAGGCCTATGGTCCAGACCGGGGTCTAGGGGGGAGGGCTATGGTCCAGACCGGGGTCTAGGGAGGAGGGCTATGGTCCAGACCGGGGGGAGGGCTATGGTCCAGACCGGGGTCTAGGGGGAGAGCTATGGTCCAGACCGGGTCTAGGGGGGAGGCCTATGGTCCAGACCGGGTCTAGGGGGGAGGGCTATGGTCCAGACCGGGGTCTAGGGGGGAGGCC is a window of Gadus macrocephalus chromosome 8, ASM3116895v1 DNA encoding:
- the ccr9a gene encoding C-C chemokine receptor type 9a yields the protein MTSTAEMSTAWAIQDSSTLDYTSMVTSTMDYGSITPTDDDYDDYSGFYCDRFAARAFRAQYEPPLYWTIAVVGGLGNLMVVWTFLHLRQRLKTMTDVYLLNLAVADLLFLGTLPLWATEAAQGWNFGLGLCRVNSALYKINLFSSTMLLTCISADRYVVIVKTTSAQNSKSQRLCYSKLVCGAVWLLALLLALPEFIFSNIKDYEETKYCRMVFPGGNGNRTKVLVLAIQIIMGFCLPFLIMVFCYSMIVYTLLKARNFGKHKAMRVILVVVAVFVLSKLPYNCSLMLEATLANNVTMANCDQIKRLDIAGQLLKSLAYVHACINPFLYAFVGVRFQKDMVRVLQAYRCWPSTRPLSNLSNKAPLSRASMLSYPDNTPTLSL